The following proteins are encoded in a genomic region of Dokdonia donghaensis DSW-1:
- a CDS encoding M23 family metallopeptidase, with product MSKRLLLSFALVLITGLIYSQNEIPENYFVNPLDGELVLAGSFGELRSNHFHSGLDLKTQRRTGLPVYAAAEGSITRIKISHYGYGKAIYVAHPNGYTTVYGHLQKFCPEVEAYIKRAQYKKQSYEIELFPKKGELTIDQGEILAYSGNTGSSGGPHLHFEIRDGNARPMNPFLFGLTAKDTRKPTINHLRAYPIGDQSTINKGTEAIDVRLTQKADGSYQAENIKAIGAIGFAIGTIDQQDLANNKNGIYTITTSINGETNFEVKMDKFSFAETRYLNRMIDYGLYKDKRKRVQKLFIERNNPLSIYTKQVDNGILTIEDSLAYQYQIKVKDYAHNEVTINIPISGKKDSLSSPRTNTEGKDFVYSDQGYNFNEGKFEVYIPKGAFYDDYSLNLKAEGDKLTLHKDVLPVHKNISISYDLSGYNDADRDKLYLGRINYKGDVYYSNTRIKDNKLQINTRTLGEYTIAKDTDPPVVKASNFTKGKWMSKYRYLKFEIKDLASGIKGYRATVNGKFILLEYEPKTKTLTHDFNDNAVTDTKNELKLIVTDNVGNSTTFETTFFRKPSIEK from the coding sequence ATGTCTAAAAGATTGCTATTATCATTTGCGCTAGTCCTGATAACTGGATTAATATATTCTCAAAATGAAATTCCTGAAAATTACTTTGTAAATCCGCTAGATGGCGAGCTTGTACTTGCTGGAAGTTTTGGAGAGCTACGTAGCAACCATTTTCATAGTGGGCTTGATTTAAAAACACAGCGCAGAACTGGCTTACCCGTTTATGCAGCTGCCGAAGGTAGTATCACACGCATAAAAATATCTCACTACGGTTATGGGAAAGCTATTTATGTGGCTCACCCTAATGGTTATACCACCGTGTATGGACACTTACAGAAATTTTGTCCAGAGGTAGAAGCTTATATAAAACGAGCACAATACAAAAAACAGTCTTATGAAATTGAGCTATTTCCTAAAAAAGGAGAGCTCACCATAGATCAAGGAGAGATACTTGCATATAGCGGTAACACAGGAAGTAGTGGCGGCCCTCACCTACATTTTGAAATACGTGATGGTAATGCAAGACCTATGAATCCTTTCTTATTTGGACTTACTGCAAAAGACACTAGAAAGCCTACTATAAATCACTTACGTGCATACCCTATAGGTGATCAATCAACCATCAATAAAGGAACCGAAGCTATAGATGTGCGCCTCACTCAAAAGGCAGACGGGAGTTACCAAGCAGAAAATATAAAGGCCATAGGAGCTATAGGTTTTGCGATAGGTACCATAGACCAGCAAGACCTAGCAAATAATAAGAATGGTATCTATACCATCACGACCTCTATAAATGGTGAGACTAATTTTGAGGTAAAAATGGATAAATTCTCCTTTGCCGAAACAAGGTATCTCAACCGAATGATAGATTATGGGTTATATAAAGACAAAAGAAAGCGCGTACAGAAATTGTTTATAGAGAGAAACAATCCGCTTAGTATATACACTAAGCAGGTTGATAACGGTATACTCACAATAGAAGATAGTCTTGCTTACCAATACCAAATTAAAGTAAAAGATTATGCTCACAACGAAGTGACCATAAACATACCTATAAGTGGTAAAAAAGATAGCCTAAGCTCACCAAGAACAAATACAGAGGGTAAAGACTTTGTATATAGTGACCAAGGATACAATTTTAATGAAGGAAAATTTGAGGTATATATTCCTAAAGGAGCATTTTATGATGACTACTCTTTAAATCTCAAAGCAGAGGGTGACAAACTCACTTTACACAAGGATGTACTACCTGTACATAAAAACATAAGTATCTCATATGACCTATCTGGTTATAATGATGCAGATCGCGATAAGTTATATCTAGGTAGAATAAACTACAAAGGTGATGTGTATTACAGCAACACTCGTATTAAGGATAATAAACTACAAATTAACACACGTACCCTAGGAGAATATACAATTGCAAAAGACACAGACCCGCCGGTGGTAAAGGCGAGCAATTTTACAAAAGGTAAATGGATGTCAAAATATCGCTACCTTAAATTTGAGATAAAAGACCTGGCAAGTGGTATAAAGGGATACCGTGCTACTGTAAATGGTAAGTTTATCTTACTTGAGTATGAGCCAAAAACCAAAACACTTACACACGATTTTAACGATAATGCCGTTACAGATACTAAGAACGAACTCAAACTTATCGTGACTGATAATGTGGGAAATAGTACTACATTTGAAACTACATTCTTTAGAAAACCATCCATTGAAAAATAA
- a CDS encoding DUF4249 family protein: MRYITLLIALLLVFTSCEDVIDVDLNDEDPRLIVDALIRIDTTQQLTAANIKVSLSSSFFGEIQPAEVESMFIQKADESGFVPYEAVPGEPGVYRPFATTVSPVADNKIVTSWLTSDSEYLIFVTYQDQDYFARTTFAPSVPIDTVEQGDGELFDPDDKEVTIAFTDIPDDDNYYVIDLDFNEYLPTEDRFYQGQQFEFSYFYDSDDTPLNPGDTIDISILGADEQFYDYMNGLLEQSQQGENGPFQTPTATVRGNFLNITDIDNIDQFDNLNRPDAFILGYFSLSQEFSASLVIEE; the protein is encoded by the coding sequence ATGAGATATATAACACTCCTTATAGCATTACTACTAGTATTTACATCGTGTGAAGATGTAATAGATGTAGATCTTAATGATGAAGATCCTCGCCTTATTGTAGATGCCCTTATACGAATAGATACTACGCAGCAATTAACAGCGGCAAACATTAAAGTCTCCCTATCTTCATCGTTTTTTGGTGAGATACAACCGGCAGAAGTAGAAAGTATGTTTATTCAAAAAGCAGACGAGTCTGGTTTTGTACCCTATGAGGCTGTACCAGGTGAACCTGGTGTTTACAGACCCTTTGCTACCACAGTCTCTCCCGTAGCAGATAACAAAATAGTAACAAGCTGGCTCACTAGTGATTCTGAGTACTTAATATTTGTAACGTATCAAGATCAAGACTATTTTGCTAGAACAACCTTCGCTCCCTCTGTACCTATAGATACGGTAGAGCAAGGCGATGGTGAGCTTTTTGACCCAGATGATAAGGAGGTTACTATCGCCTTTACAGATATTCCAGATGATGATAACTATTATGTGATAGATCTAGACTTTAATGAATATCTCCCTACAGAAGACCGCTTTTACCAGGGGCAACAATTTGAGTTCTCCTATTTTTATGACTCAGATGATACTCCTCTCAACCCTGGAGACACTATAGATATAAGCATTCTAGGGGCAGATGAGCAGTTTTATGACTATATGAATGGACTTCTAGAACAAAGTCAGCAAGGAGAAAACGGTCCCTTCCAGACACCTACTGCCACGGTAAGAGGTAATTTTCTTAATATTACTGACATAGATAATATAGATCAGTTTGATAATTTAAACAGACCAGATGCGTTTATTCTAGGGTATTTCTCATTATCGCAAGAGTTTTCGGCGAGCTTAGTTATTGAGGAATAG
- a CDS encoding TonB-dependent receptor, with product MKNILYVLIFLGSLQPLFSQEKYTLSGTITDVSSNETLIGVSILFPELNDGVVTNSYGFYSITLPEGTYKVQVSYLGYKDVIETIELNKDIRKNIALSTSLEQLDEIVIEEKVERVRIRKPQMSVNALTSETIKSIPVVLGEADVIKAILLLPGVTSAGEGASGFNVRGGAADQNLILLDEATIFNSSHLFGFFSVFNPDAIKDLKLYKGGIPARYGGRVSSVLDIYQKEGNSKKTKVTGGIGAVASRLLVEGPIVEDKAAFLFGGRASYAHLFLPLFDIDNKAYFYDLNTKINYKINDNNSLYLSGYFGRDLFSVSDSFKNVYGNAVGNLRWNHIFSDKLFSNASLIYSDYYYGLDLDFVGFEWNSGINNINIKYDLTHYLNDKMKIYSGINNLYYTFNPGKIQPNGPDSGIIEEQLVKKYANEFAAYVDVEHKLSQNLTVEYGLRFSNFTRLGQDEVNIYSNDQPVSFDPFLLIYQSEDPIGVDTSFSRGDKLATYNALEPRIAASYAFNDDTSIKASYTRLVQYLHLLSNTSSPTPLDIWTPSGQYAAPQQLDQYAIGYFKNLEIGNSEYTIETEAFYKDIDGRIDYIDGAQLIANEAIEQVILQGEARAYGLEFLLRKNDGKFKGFLAYTLSKSEQRTPGRTPEELGINRGQWYNTPYNKTHDISMNLNYELNDKWKFGSNFLFQTGQPTNFPVGQFEFQGIVIPTYGPRNEQRLPNYHRLDLSATLTPEKNKNRSWQSEWVFSIYNAYNRRNAASINFRQNADTGNNEAVRTAIFGIIPAVTYNFKF from the coding sequence ATGAAAAATATTTTATACGTACTGATATTTTTAGGGTCGTTACAACCCTTATTCTCTCAAGAAAAATATACGTTGAGCGGTACCATTACAGATGTATCAAGTAATGAAACCTTGATAGGAGTAAGTATCTTATTTCCTGAGCTTAATGATGGAGTTGTGACTAACTCTTATGGCTTTTACTCTATCACCTTGCCTGAGGGTACTTATAAAGTACAGGTGAGCTACTTAGGCTATAAAGATGTAATAGAAACTATAGAGCTCAACAAAGATATACGTAAAAATATAGCCCTCTCTACATCACTAGAGCAACTCGATGAGATTGTCATAGAAGAGAAAGTAGAACGTGTGAGAATACGTAAACCACAAATGAGTGTAAATGCACTAACCTCTGAGACTATAAAAAGTATTCCAGTTGTACTAGGAGAGGCAGACGTTATAAAGGCTATATTGTTGCTACCAGGCGTAACGAGTGCTGGTGAGGGAGCTTCTGGATTTAATGTACGAGGTGGCGCTGCAGATCAAAACTTAATTCTTCTAGACGAGGCTACTATTTTTAACTCCTCACACCTCTTTGGTTTCTTTTCGGTTTTTAACCCAGATGCTATTAAGGATTTGAAACTATATAAAGGAGGTATACCAGCTAGATATGGTGGACGGGTATCTTCGGTTCTAGATATTTATCAAAAGGAAGGTAACAGCAAGAAAACAAAAGTTACCGGAGGTATAGGAGCTGTGGCAAGTAGACTGCTGGTAGAAGGACCTATTGTAGAGGATAAAGCGGCTTTCCTTTTTGGCGGTAGAGCCTCTTATGCACATTTATTTTTACCACTATTTGATATAGATAATAAAGCATATTTCTACGACCTTAATACAAAGATTAATTACAAAATTAATGATAACAATAGCTTGTATCTATCTGGTTATTTTGGTCGAGACCTTTTTAGCGTAAGCGATAGTTTTAAAAATGTATATGGTAATGCGGTAGGTAATTTAAGATGGAATCACATTTTTAGTGACAAGCTATTTTCAAACGCCTCTCTTATTTATAGCGATTACTACTACGGGCTTGATCTAGACTTTGTAGGCTTTGAGTGGAACTCTGGTATTAATAATATAAATATCAAATATGATCTTACCCACTACCTTAACGACAAGATGAAAATCTACTCAGGTATTAATAACTTATACTATACTTTTAATCCTGGTAAAATTCAACCTAATGGTCCAGACTCTGGAATTATAGAAGAGCAACTGGTTAAGAAATATGCAAATGAGTTTGCTGCATATGTAGACGTAGAACATAAATTATCGCAAAACCTGACAGTGGAGTATGGTTTACGTTTTAGTAATTTTACGAGATTAGGACAAGACGAGGTTAATATTTACAGTAATGACCAGCCAGTATCTTTTGATCCTTTCTTGCTTATATATCAAAGCGAAGACCCTATAGGAGTAGATACCTCTTTTTCACGAGGAGATAAACTCGCTACTTATAATGCGCTTGAACCTCGAATTGCAGCTTCTTATGCTTTTAATGACGATACATCAATTAAAGCGAGTTACACGAGACTAGTACAATATTTACATTTATTATCTAACACAAGCTCCCCTACTCCGCTTGACATCTGGACACCCAGTGGCCAGTATGCAGCACCACAACAACTAGATCAATATGCCATAGGTTATTTTAAAAATCTTGAGATAGGAAACAGCGAGTACACTATAGAAACCGAAGCTTTTTATAAAGACATAGATGGCCGTATAGACTACATAGATGGAGCCCAGCTTATTGCAAATGAAGCCATAGAGCAAGTTATTTTACAAGGTGAGGCTAGAGCCTATGGTCTTGAGTTTTTACTACGTAAAAATGATGGAAAATTTAAAGGTTTTCTAGCTTATACCTTATCAAAATCTGAACAACGCACACCAGGAAGAACACCAGAGGAGCTAGGCATAAACCGCGGACAGTGGTATAACACGCCTTATAATAAAACTCACGACATCTCTATGAATCTCAATTATGAGCTTAATGACAAGTGGAAATTTGGTAGTAACTTTTTATTCCAAACTGGACAGCCTACTAACTTCCCTGTGGGTCAATTTGAGTTTCAAGGTATAGTTATCCCTACTTACGGTCCTCGTAACGAGCAACGATTACCTAATTACCATAGACTAGACTTAAGCGCGACACTTACCCCAGAAAAAAATAAGAACAGATCGTGGCAGTCAGAGTGGGTTTTTAGTATTTATAATGCCTATAACCGTCGAAATGCCGCCTCTATAAACTTTAGACAAAACGCAGACACTGGTAATAACGAGGCAGTAAGAACAGCCATTTTTGGAATCATTCCTGCGGTTACCTATAATTTTAAATTTTAG
- a CDS encoding NADP-dependent isocitrate dehydrogenase codes for MATDKTTIKYTLTDEAPMLATHSFLPIVKRFTKSSDIEMELVDISLAGRIIANFSEYLTEDQRQEDALAALGELAKKPEANIIKLPNISASIPQLTAAIKELQSDGYAIPDFPEEPTTDEEKSIRARFAKVLGSAVNPVLREGNSDRRAPKPVKQYARNNPHSMGAWSADSQSHVATMSHGDFRNNEKSVTIKEAGNIRIEHVDAAGKVTVLKAETPVLAEEIIDASLMEKQALINFLETQVADAKEKDLLFSLHMKATMMKVSDPKIFGHAVKVFFAPVFEKYGATLDKIGVDVNNGFGDLLAKIEELPASEREEIKAAIQACYDARPDLAMVNSDKGITNLHVPSDVIIDASMPAMIRASGQMWNAQGKQQDTKAVIPDSSYAGVFQETIEFCKKHGAFDPTTMGTVPNVGLMAQKAEEYGSHDKTFEIPAAGTVRTVDNAGNVLTEHAVNEGDIWRMCQVKDAPIRDWVKLAVSRARATGSPAIFWLDSERAHDAELIKKVNLYLKDHDTEGLDIQIMSPVLATRFSLERIKNGQDTISVTGNVLRDYNTDLFPILEVGTSAKMLSIVPLMNGGGLFETGAGGSAPKHIQQFLEEGHLRWDSLGEFLALAVSLEHVATTKGNERAQILADTLDEATIKFLENRKSPSRKVNELDNRGSHFYLALYWAQGLASQTKNADLAAEFAPIAKAMEENEHTIINELNAAQGSPQDIEGYYSVSSDKTFAAMRPSATFNGIID; via the coding sequence ATGGCGACAGATAAAACCACCATTAAATATACACTTACGGATGAAGCTCCTATGCTTGCAACACATTCATTCCTCCCTATCGTAAAGCGCTTTACAAAATCTTCTGATATTGAGATGGAGCTAGTGGATATCTCTCTGGCTGGTCGTATCATAGCAAACTTTTCTGAATATCTTACAGAAGATCAAAGACAGGAAGATGCGCTTGCAGCACTAGGAGAACTTGCAAAAAAACCAGAAGCAAATATTATAAAGCTTCCTAATATCTCTGCTTCTATACCACAGCTTACAGCGGCTATAAAAGAATTACAGAGTGATGGATATGCAATTCCAGATTTTCCGGAAGAGCCTACAACAGATGAAGAAAAATCTATACGTGCAAGATTTGCAAAAGTACTAGGTAGTGCTGTAAACCCAGTACTACGTGAGGGTAACTCAGACAGACGTGCACCTAAGCCAGTTAAGCAATATGCTCGCAATAACCCGCACAGTATGGGTGCTTGGAGTGCAGACTCACAGTCTCACGTAGCGACGATGTCTCACGGAGACTTTAGAAACAACGAAAAGTCTGTTACAATAAAAGAGGCAGGTAACATACGTATAGAACACGTAGATGCTGCAGGTAAAGTAACGGTACTTAAAGCTGAGACTCCGGTTCTTGCAGAAGAGATTATAGATGCTTCTCTTATGGAGAAACAAGCGCTTATAAACTTTTTAGAAACTCAAGTTGCAGATGCAAAGGAGAAAGATCTTTTATTCTCTCTGCATATGAAGGCAACAATGATGAAGGTTTCTGATCCAAAAATATTTGGTCACGCAGTAAAAGTATTTTTTGCCCCAGTATTTGAAAAGTATGGTGCTACTCTTGATAAAATAGGGGTAGATGTAAATAATGGTTTTGGAGATTTACTTGCCAAAATAGAGGAATTACCAGCATCTGAAAGAGAAGAAATCAAGGCGGCTATACAGGCTTGTTATGATGCTCGTCCAGACCTAGCTATGGTAAACTCAGATAAAGGAATAACAAACCTACACGTACCAAGTGATGTAATTATAGATGCATCTATGCCAGCTATGATACGCGCTTCTGGACAAATGTGGAATGCACAAGGAAAGCAACAAGATACTAAGGCAGTTATACCAGATAGTAGCTATGCAGGTGTTTTTCAAGAAACTATAGAGTTTTGTAAAAAGCACGGTGCCTTTGACCCTACTACTATGGGTACAGTACCTAATGTAGGTCTTATGGCTCAAAAAGCCGAAGAATATGGGTCTCACGATAAGACTTTTGAAATACCTGCTGCAGGAACAGTACGTACGGTAGACAATGCAGGTAACGTTCTTACAGAACACGCGGTAAACGAAGGTGATATCTGGAGAATGTGTCAAGTAAAGGATGCACCAATACGTGACTGGGTAAAACTTGCTGTAAGTCGTGCGAGAGCAACTGGATCTCCAGCTATATTCTGGCTAGACAGTGAGCGTGCACACGATGCAGAGCTTATTAAAAAGGTAAATCTTTATCTTAAAGATCACGATACAGAGGGACTAGATATACAGATTATGTCTCCTGTACTAGCGACACGTTTCTCACTTGAGCGTATTAAAAATGGTCAAGACACTATCTCAGTAACTGGAAACGTACTGCGTGATTACAATACAGACCTTTTCCCAATACTTGAAGTAGGGACCAGTGCAAAAATGTTATCTATTGTGCCACTTATGAATGGCGGTGGACTTTTTGAAACAGGTGCTGGAGGATCTGCGCCTAAGCACATACAGCAGTTTCTAGAAGAAGGTCACCTGCGTTGGGATTCTCTTGGAGAATTTCTTGCACTAGCGGTGTCACTAGAGCACGTGGCTACTACTAAGGGTAATGAGAGAGCACAAATACTTGCAGATACACTAGACGAGGCGACTATCAAGTTTTTAGAAAACAGAAAATCACCTTCTCGTAAAGTAAACGAGTTAGATAACCGTGGTAGTCACTTCTACCTTGCATTATACTGGGCACAAGGACTAGCTAGCCAAACTAAAAATGCAGATCTAGCCGCAGAGTTTGCCCCTATTGCAAAAGCAATGGAAGAAAATGAGCATACTATTATAAATGAGCTTAATGCAGCACAAGGAAGTCCTCAAGATATAGAGGGTTACTACAGTGTGAGTAGTGATAAAACATTTGCAGCAATGCGACCAAGCGCTACTTTTAACGGGATTATAGATTAA
- the rplS gene encoding 50S ribosomal protein L19 yields MEDLVKFVQDEFIPKNDFPTFAAGDTITVYYEIKEGEKSRTQFFRGVVLQLRGTGRTQTFTIRKMSGTVGVERVFPLNLPAIQKIEVNKRGIVRRARIFYFRGLTGKKARIKERRG; encoded by the coding sequence ATGGAAGATTTAGTAAAATTCGTACAAGACGAATTCATCCCAAAAAATGATTTCCCAACCTTTGCAGCAGGTGATACTATCACTGTGTACTATGAAATTAAGGAAGGTGAAAAAAGTAGAACACAGTTCTTTAGAGGAGTTGTATTACAATTAAGAGGTACTGGTAGAACTCAGACTTTTACAATTCGTAAGATGTCTGGTACTGTAGGTGTAGAGCGTGTATTCCCGCTTAACCTTCCAGCTATCCAGAAGATTGAAGTAAACAAAAGAGGTATTGTACGTCGTGCGCGTATCTTCTACTTTAGAGGTCTTACAGGTAAGAAAGCTCGTATCAAAGAAAGACGCGGATAG
- the rpsT gene encoding 30S ribosomal protein S20, translating into MANHKSALKRIRSNEAKRLRNRYQHRTTRNAIKRLRDMTEQKDAQALYPAVASMIDKLAKRNIIHNNKAANLKSKLAKHVATL; encoded by the coding sequence ATGGCAAATCACAAGTCAGCTTTAAAGAGAATTAGAAGCAACGAAGCAAAGCGTCTTAGAAATCGTTACCAGCACAGAACGACTCGTAACGCGATCAAAAGATTACGCGATATGACTGAGCAAAAAGATGCTCAGGCTTTATATCCTGCTGTAGCTTCTATGATTGACAAGTTAGCTAAGCGCAATATTATACACAATAATAAAGCTGCTAACCTTAAATCTAAGCTTGCAAAGCACGTAGCAACTCTTTAA
- the proS gene encoding proline--tRNA ligase yields MGKKLTKRSEDYSKWYNELVVQADLAENSAVRGCMVIKPYGYAIWEKMQAELDRMFKETGHENAYFPLFVPKSLFEAEEKNAEGFAKECAVVTHYRLKTDPEDSSKLIVDPNAKLEEELIVRPTSEAIIWNTYKGWIQSYRDLPLLINQWANVVRWEMRTRLFLRTAEFLWQEGHTAHATKDEALQEAELMNNVYAEFAENFLAVPVIKGVKTESERFAGADETYCIEALMQDGKALQAGTSHFLGQNFAKAFDVKFTSNQGKQEHVWATSWGVSTRLMGALIMTHSDDQGLVLPPNLAPFQVVIVPIYKSQEQLDAISQVAKELVQDLKLHGVSVKFDNRDTHKPGWKFNEYELKGVPLRIGIGPKDLEKRTVELARRDTLTKEFVAKETVVDTVITLLKEIQENLYNKARDYRDSHITTVDNFEDFKETLDTKGGFISAHWDGTTETEDKIKEITKATIRCIPLNAKNEEGICVYSGKKSLRRVLFAKAY; encoded by the coding sequence ATGGGCAAGAAACTCACAAAAAGAAGTGAAGATTATTCAAAATGGTATAATGAACTAGTAGTTCAAGCAGACCTTGCAGAAAACTCTGCTGTACGTGGTTGTATGGTTATAAAACCATATGGTTACGCAATCTGGGAAAAAATGCAAGCAGAGCTCGACCGTATGTTTAAAGAGACTGGGCACGAGAATGCTTACTTCCCATTATTTGTACCAAAAAGTTTATTTGAGGCAGAAGAGAAAAATGCAGAAGGTTTTGCAAAAGAATGTGCCGTAGTAACACACTACAGGTTAAAAACAGACCCCGAGGACTCTTCTAAACTTATTGTCGACCCAAACGCAAAGCTAGAAGAAGAACTTATAGTACGACCTACTAGTGAAGCTATTATCTGGAACACATACAAAGGTTGGATACAGTCTTATAGAGATTTACCATTACTTATTAATCAATGGGCAAATGTTGTAAGATGGGAAATGCGTACACGCCTTTTCTTAAGAACAGCAGAGTTTTTATGGCAAGAAGGACATACTGCACACGCAACAAAAGATGAAGCACTACAAGAGGCTGAGCTTATGAATAACGTGTATGCAGAGTTTGCAGAAAACTTTCTTGCTGTACCCGTTATAAAAGGAGTTAAAACAGAAAGTGAACGCTTTGCAGGTGCAGATGAGACCTATTGTATAGAAGCGCTTATGCAAGACGGAAAAGCACTACAAGCAGGAACATCTCACTTCTTAGGTCAGAATTTCGCAAAAGCATTTGATGTAAAATTTACTTCAAACCAAGGAAAACAAGAGCACGTTTGGGCAACCTCTTGGGGGGTGTCAACACGACTTATGGGAGCACTCATTATGACTCATAGTGATGACCAGGGCTTAGTACTTCCGCCTAACCTAGCACCTTTTCAAGTTGTAATAGTGCCTATTTATAAAAGTCAAGAGCAGCTAGATGCTATATCTCAAGTAGCAAAGGAACTTGTACAAGATTTAAAACTACACGGTGTGTCAGTAAAATTTGACAATAGAGATACCCACAAACCAGGATGGAAGTTTAATGAGTATGAACTCAAAGGAGTTCCTTTAAGAATAGGCATAGGCCCAAAAGATTTAGAAAAGCGTACTGTAGAATTAGCACGAAGAGATACATTAACAAAAGAATTTGTAGCAAAAGAAACTGTTGTTGATACCGTAATAACACTACTTAAAGAAATTCAAGAAAACTTATATAATAAAGCCAGAGATTACAGAGATAGTCATATAACAACTGTAGATAACTTTGAAGACTTTAAGGAAACCCTTGACACCAAAGGTGGTTTTATAAGTGCTCATTGGGACGGCACTACCGAGACTGAGGATAAAATTAAAGAAATAACAAAAGCAACGATAAGATGTATTCCGCTTAACGCGAAAAATGAAGAAGGTATATGTGTATATTCTGGTAAAAAATCATTGCGTAGAGTACTGTTTGCCAAGGCCTACTAA
- a CDS encoding OmpP1/FadL family transporter, giving the protein MKKLFLILAISASGTTFAQSIAEALNYSASNTTGTARYRAMGGAFGALGGDLSAIGDNPASSAVFTKGTVSFSLSNDNLDNTTTFLGNSTNSSDTDLSLNQAGGVFIIDGAGNSGWNKFSLGFNYDRIGNLDNQYRAIGTNTNSISSYFSDFAQGVPLDLLETLDGETVTDLYQFLGESEGFGAQQALLGYQSFILDPLTNDPGNTEYFVNTVGEAYEQEYLFASEGYSGKASFNIGAQYNDNLYVGLNLNSHFLDYNQSTVLFESNDAGPDEGFTNVTDIRFENNLRTIGSGFSFQLGAISKVTDNLRLGFTYDSPTWTTIDEETTQRITTTAVDDAGVFTTVVNPRVTNVYESYEIKSPGKYTGSAAYLFGKKGLISLDYSYKDYTALSFRPESDAFFNAQNAAIDNLLQPVNALKLGGEIRAQEWSFRAGYRYEDSPFKDETTVSELTGYSAGVGYNFGNVKVDVAYDNFTQDRTTSLYSTGLTSSTTVASDNTSIIATLTLSL; this is encoded by the coding sequence ATGAAAAAATTATTTTTAATACTGGCTATTTCGGCCTCAGGAACAACTTTTGCCCAAAGTATAGCAGAAGCACTTAATTATAGTGCTTCAAACACAACAGGTACAGCCAGGTATAGGGCGATGGGTGGTGCCTTTGGAGCACTAGGCGGTGATCTTAGTGCTATAGGTGATAATCCAGCCTCAAGTGCTGTATTTACAAAAGGAACGGTTTCTTTCTCTTTGTCTAATGACAATTTAGATAACACAACCACATTTTTAGGAAATAGTACAAACTCTTCAGACACAGATCTTTCTCTTAACCAAGCAGGAGGAGTTTTTATCATAGATGGAGCTGGAAACTCGGGATGGAATAAATTTTCTTTAGGATTTAACTATGACCGCATAGGCAACCTTGACAATCAATATAGAGCTATAGGTACTAATACTAACTCGATATCTTCATATTTTTCAGATTTTGCGCAAGGAGTACCGCTGGATTTACTAGAAACTCTTGACGGTGAGACTGTGACTGATTTATATCAATTTCTAGGAGAGAGTGAAGGTTTTGGAGCACAGCAAGCATTATTAGGATATCAATCATTTATTCTTGATCCCTTAACAAATGATCCAGGCAATACAGAGTATTTTGTAAATACGGTAGGCGAAGCCTATGAGCAAGAGTATCTATTTGCTTCAGAAGGGTATAGCGGCAAAGCTTCTTTTAACATTGGAGCGCAGTATAATGATAATCTTTACGTAGGCCTTAACTTAAACTCTCATTTTTTAGATTATAATCAATCTACGGTGTTGTTTGAGTCTAACGATGCTGGCCCAGATGAGGGATTTACAAACGTTACCGATATTCGTTTTGAAAATAATTTAAGAACTATAGGAAGCGGCTTCTCTTTTCAACTAGGAGCAATTTCAAAAGTAACTGATAATTTAAGATTAGGATTTACATATGACTCTCCTACTTGGACAACAATAGATGAAGAAACCACACAAAGGATCACAACCACTGCGGTAGATGATGCTGGCGTATTTACTACTGTAGTTAACCCTAGAGTAACTAATGTGTATGAAAGTTATGAAATTAAATCTCCTGGAAAATATACAGGTAGTGCCGCATATCTTTTTGGTAAAAAAGGACTTATAAGTTTAGATTATTCATATAAAGATTACACTGCCTTAAGTTTTAGACCGGAGAGTGATGCTTTCTTTAATGCTCAAAATGCTGCTATAGATAATTTACTCCAGCCAGTAAATGCACTCAAGCTAGGAGGAGAGATAAGAGCACAAGAGTGGAGCTTTAGAGCGGGTTACAGATATGAAGATAGCCCTTTTAAAGATGAAACAACCGTAAGTGAGTTAACAGGTTATTCGGCAGGTGTAGGTTATAATTTTGGAAATGTAAAAGTAGATGTTGCTTATGACAATTTTACACAAGATCGCACTACTTCTTTATACAGTACAGGCTTGACTAGTAGCACGACAGTGGCAAGTGATAATACATCTATTATAGCAACACTTACACTTAGCTTATAA